The Candidatus Obscuribacterales bacterium region ATGCTTGGGGATCCAGATGTTAGACGTTAGTTTAGACGGTGAGATCAGGTGATGATGGAGTCAGCGACCTCGGGGCGATCTGCGATCGCAGGTCAACTTCGATTATGCCCCATAGAGTTCTAAGGGAAGACCATCGGGGTCTTGAAAGAAGGTAAACCGTCGCTGGGTGAGGTGGTCGAGGCGGATAGGTTCGACGGCAATGCCCTGGGCCGTGAGGTGGGCGATCGCCCCCTCTAAGTCCGCCACAGCAAAGGATAGATGCCGCAATCCACAGGCTTCCGGACGGCTTGGTCGCGGCGGTGGATCGGGGAAGGAAAAGAGTTCGATCTGGTCGCGATCGCCCACGCGTAGGTCTAGCTTATAGGAGTCTCGCTCCGCCCGGTAGGTTTCTTGAATCACCTGAAAGCCCAGCACCTCGACGTAAAATCGCTTAGAGGTTGGGTAGTCGGAACAAATGATGGCAATGTGATGGAAGCCGTGGGTGTTCAGCATAACGCCGTTGGGAATCTACAATCGTGCCAGGTCGGCTATCTTAGGCCATCTTCAACATCAAGATGCCTTGATCAGACGAATTTGGCGTTTTTGCCACCTGAGGACGGCAATACCTATTCTAAGAGGCGTGAACACCGATCCTAGCGATCGCCGTTGCTTTTCTACAATTGCCATAGTACATGTCTCATTGGGTGAGTTAGCCATCGGCCGTCGTTCAGCACGGATGCAACCCAAGGAGGACAGCAGACGCTACGGAGGTCTACGATGCAACCCAATAATCCCAACCAGTTTACGGAAAAAGCCTGGGCAGCGATCGCCCGCACCCCTGATATTGTCAAACAGGCTCGCCATCAGCAACTGGAGCCAGAACA contains the following coding sequences:
- a CDS encoding VOC family protein; its protein translation is MLNTHGFHHIAIICSDYPTSKRFYVEVLGFQVIQETYRAERDSYKLDLRVGDRDQIELFSFPDPPPRPSRPEACGLRHLSFAVADLEGAIAHLTAQGIAVEPIRLDHLTQRRFTFFQDPDGLPLELYGA